The Capsicum annuum cultivar UCD-10X-F1 chromosome 1, UCD10Xv1.1, whole genome shotgun sequence sequence aagtgaaaagtcaATTTAGTCATAGTCATTATGAATATTAAAAGATGATGTGTAGTAACTCTATTAATTAATGTTTCCAAAAATCCTCCCTCCACCATTCACGACTTGATTAGATATAAAGATACAAAAAGATGGATACTAGGGGTGTTAATAGGTCATAAATTTTGTTCTGAGAATTGACTAAAGTTTGAAAGTTTCTAGTAATGGAAATTGAAACCTAAAAAGGATCAGTTTGTGGTGAGATGAATATAATCATTTTATCGTTAATTAGattttttgagtttaaattttcaAGATATGAATGTCTCTCCATTAAATAGCTTTATACAGCGTAAATTCAAGTTTGCCGAACCTTAAAATGGTTAATGAACATCGGATGGCaaaccaaaaagaataaaaaagggggaaaaggTATGTACTTGAACTAATTCTCTATGCTTTCTCATGTGGTGTTTAAAATAGTTTACAATCTAAATAATCAAATATCAgcttttgtttgattttctttaaTAAAGGTTAATCTCACATCATTTTTGTTAGTCtatattaattttatgttttaaaaggGAGTTTTCGAGCAACgataaaattatatttgtgtGATTTTTAAGTCGCGACTCATGATTAGATTAATAAAATCAGTCATTAATACTTGCATCATGAGATTTCCTACAAAATACCTTCTTGAAATGATGCGACCCTTCTACAAATCTTGCATGAATATGAAATAATTAGCTAATTGAACTGCtccttttaaattataattcaATATTTTGATCCTAACTAGCTAGTTGTAATTGAATAGATTTAGACAAATTTCAACCATGTTAGGTAAATATAGTGCTAGCAGAGGAGATTTATTAATCGGTGTGATAAAACTTAGTCTTCATTAGGTGGTATAGCAATGATGCAAATGTAGTTGCTCATTTACtcataaatatctttttaaaaaaagaaaagaaaagaagaacccTCTTGAACTTCAGACTTATAATGTATAAAGTCAAAAGCTTGTGGTAGTTCGGGTTCGAGTCTTgaatataaagaaaattttgttaAGAGTGCCACCCTCAGAAAGAGCGCTACAGTGCGCGATTTAAATTAGTCGGGGGCTTCAATGCGGATACTGGACATCGgttagaaaactaaaaaaaaaaaaaaaggaacccATTATTTATTTTAGAGAGTTAGATATTTGACGGGAGTCTTGACGTAGTTGGTAAAATTGATCTCGTGTAGTTAAGAGGTTTAGATGTTGTATGAAAAAAGTCTCTAAAAAAATGTTGGACAAGATTACATACAACAGATCATTATGATCCAATCCTTTCCCGAACTGTTTATTTTAACTTTTGAAAGTCTTGATCAAAGATAAGTTGTTGCTTTAATATTAACAAAAGTTTTCTTTttcgaaaaaaaagaaaagaaaaattaattagcCGAATACAAATTGTGTTTATTAGCTAAGAAAACACACAAATTGCTATTTGCCAAATATACATTTCCGAAAAATACTtctaactaaaaataatttttcaataagcagATCTTAAAAGTTGGATCTTATTAGATTCTAATTAAGATTGAATGCCTGTCTGATTTGGATTTACTTTGGTACTTTTGTCTTCCATCAACAaatggaaaaataacataaatatacattttaacttatcatatttacacaaatcacTATTATTACGAAGTAAAACAAAAATTccaactaattatgtattctCAATGGATGtgtcgggagctaattatgtatctcgacagacaaaaaataaaaaagaatgtattgaaaactaattatatatatctttacaatagaaaaaatgtatctttgttggatataTTATGCATCTCAACAGAcctaaaatcgaaaaaaatgtatcgagagttaattatgtatctttctaaagaaaaaaatatatctttgttggatgtatcggaagctaattgTGTATCTCAATAgacccaaaattaaaattttctataattaaactaAACTATCAGAATTTACGTTGTTTGCCCACAACAAATTTCAGACATTTCACACTAAATTAAAGACATCGCTGGCATCTAAAgattaactttgttaaaggtaaatAATTAGTCACTTCATTTCATATAAAGAGCTTTTTCACCTTTTCTTCCAAAactacttttttttcttccaaAAGGTAAATTGTAATGCTTTGTCTCTAACAAATGATCAAAACTTTGGGTGCATTAAAAGTTGAGATTTCCTTTttgcaaaaattatttttaaaaaaatctctaTTTTAGAGAAACAAACACAAGGGTACAAAGATACTGTTCTTGCCCACATTCTTCTGCCAGTGCACTAAAGCGAGGTCCAGAGAAGGGCCCCACCAtgagggtgtattgtacgcagtcttaccttgcatttctatcaGAGACTATTTTCAAGGCTTGGCTAGAACCCGTGACCTCTGATCACATCGCAACAACTTTACCGATTACTTCAAGCTTCCCTTCTCTTCTGCCATACTAAAAGCTAATAATAAGTAGGACAACTCAATTTGTAACCCCACAaagttatgatacatttttgtttttcattgtagGGCAGCATAAAAACATAGTATCTATCTCGATAGGCCAAAACAATTGCTCCTCATAATGAATATGCTTACAAGCGTACTCCGTCCTGGTCCAATGTGAACAACTTATAATCATGAAATTATTCAGTAAGTCTATAAGCCTAGCTAATTTCCATTTTGTATGGAAcataatgattaatttcttgattctagTTACTAAGAGGGACCTTCAACTAAGAAATAGAACTAGaagcaacaaaaagaaaaacgTTACCCCGAGTAATTGCAATAATCAATTCATTGATATTCCTAGTATAGTAGATGTTATCACGCATACATGCTTAACTAAATGGAATTGTTTGATCTTAAATGGGATCCTCGAGCTTTGCCCAGTTTAAACACACCTAGAATTTGAACTTAAATGAGTTCTAGCTCAAATTTGGCACATTGTCTAATTTACTTGGACCAAAATCTATTATTTTAACTAATTCAACGATTTTTTAACATACATATGCTCTAAACCAAATTACTGGGGTTTGAATACGCCTGCAACTTCTTCACTACTTCAGCCTCTATAACAAGTAACAATTGGGGAAATTAAGCACCCCCTCTCAAGAACCCATGCTGATGATGCAAAACAAAGTTGCGGTGTTTTTGAGTTCATGCACCTCCTGGTACCTGTTGTTGGTGgaaggtatcccgtggaattcgTTAAGGTGTGCACAAACTAACCCGGACACCACGATTatcaaaaagcaaaaaaaaaaactcgGAAACTTCTAGCGACTATGAAAGTAAAGTATAAAACAGAAGCATAATCAGAATCCAACACTGCGACTATGAAAGACTTGAAACTGTAACGATATATAAGCATCTCATTCACAAAGATTTCCCAACACAAACTTGACTTAAGAGTCTTGAATTTCATAGTCTCTTTGCAATGATACTTCTCAAACCCATAATATACAAAAAGAAAgtatagaataaaaaatatctCCCATCAAGTGTCTACATTGCAGCTACATTTTCAGTTAATGTACAGTTCCCTAAGTAAAGCGGTAGCATATTAAGAATAAAAAACTCACATGTGATGCTTAGAAGAGCTCTCAAGACTAGTAGTAAGCTCTGCTTGTCGCAGAGAAGTGCATTTTGTAGAGGAGGTATGACAGATTTGTTGTCAGAGAGCTTAAGCAGTTGGTTATCTAAATCATGAGAACCGGTAGCTTCTGGGGCCAAGGGGGGATCTGCACTTTCTGCCGTAGAAGGTGCTTCCGAGTCTCTTTTATCATTTTCTGATGAATCATCAGCATCCCCTCTTCCGTTGTTTGGCTCTTTCGAACTTCCACCACTACCATCCTTTGGAACTCCGGGGACCAAGTCAGGTCGAGCTTCAACAGCAACGCGTCTCAGGTGTAGCTGTTCAATTGAAAATACAACCAAGCACTTAGTTGCAACATATTGTTCTTTTTCATATATTACTTATCCTTGGATAAACTCTTCACCGATTAGTAGACCTAAATTCTAAAAGGAGAAGAGAagaaacaagaaatgaaaatgatgTTCACATGAACAAGTGACAAGAAGTAGTTCATACCTGAAGATGAAGATTCACTTCATCAGGCCGTGAAAGAAATGGAAAATCACCACCACTTTTCAGGTATGCCCTTCTCGCGCCCGGGTATCTTTCAGACACTTGATCTTTGAGTGATTGAGGGGTTGCACAATAGTCATTTGTCTTCACACAGCAGAAATTATGGTGCAAGAAGAATCAAACCATCAGATAGTTTCTACTTTAGTGACACGTAAGAAAGAAACTGACAACAACACAAAAAGATGATAATATTATTCAATCAATCAACTATGCATCATCCGAAACTAGTTGGGATTGGTTATATGAATCCTCTACATTCTGCTCTATTTGAACCTATTTCACTCCGATACTAAGTTTCTTTTTCTAACAAGTTACATGATTTCTAGGACGAACTTGAACAACATTAGTATATCAATCAATCAATTAACCACAGCTCAATCCCAAACCACTTGGCTTGGTTATATGAATCCTCTATTCAGGTCCATTTCCCTTGGAGTTGGGAGTTTCTCAAACTCTCATGGGTAACTAGTTTAATCAGTAAACTTCTTTTACATGCAAAAGAATATTGAAGATTGTAATCAGCTCGTCAATCATAACTAATAGTAAATGCTGAAATTATGAAGCAAGGTCTTGGATCAAACATTCCTACAACACTAAGTGAGGAAGGCCAACAAGAGGGAAAAGATTACAAACATTTGTATAAGGAGAATTCCTCGATGGAGCAAGTAGTTGGTTTCTTACTTTTGATGTCCAGTAAAGAGGAGAAAATCGAAGTTTCTACACCAAGAGCTACAGATCATAACTACTCTAGGTCAAAGATTATGCTCACCCAGTCTGTTTCCACgaaagaaaagatgattttggCTACCATGACTTTTGGGATTAGCACGTCTCAGGGGAAGGAAAAAAGAGATGCAGGATCACGAGAGCAACATAATACACCAGTATACACTTAAAATGAATGATTAATGTCCTAAAATTCCAGAGAGGAACAGATGTAAATAAATACTTGACACACCAACAGCAAAGTGTATTAAGAATATCTTTCTGTAACCTGATAGTCAATACTCTGACAAAACCAAAGAAGGGAGTTGGGACATGTTTACAAACACATACAGAAATTCAACTAACATATAGCTTAGCAGATTATAGACATACATCCATTAAAGTGATGGAAGTATCTGGAAGAATAAGGGGTCCAACTGATGCAGCATCAGCTGTCAATGTCAATCTGGAAGCCAAGTCTTCTCTTGAAAGTGTCTCAACCTGCAtcaaaattgaattcataagttATGAAAAGAAGTGAGTCAACTTTTTCTATAAACAAATAGTTTTGCTATCAAGAAAGAACAAGAATCACGGTGAATATGTCATGGTATAGTTTATTTTTGGAACTGAAAGAAAATGGCAATGAGGGTTAACAAAATTAGAGGACtatcgaaaagaaaaaaaactatgaACAGTTTACACTTTGAACAGGGTACAGCAATAAAATGTACAACGAAAATACATGAGTAGCATTTTAAGATATTGTCATCAAGAATCTCATGGTGCAATTGAAGCATATTAGATCACAACATGTTCTACAGACTACATTTTAGGCAGCTTGAAGTTAAGAACCCAAATTTCAGATAGACAAAGAAAGCAAGATTGCTACATGAACCAGATCAACTCAAAATGTAGCAAAAATGACACCATCTGACGGGAGGTAATGGATAATCTGCATCCAGTTTCATCTGATCAACATTCtggacaaaaaaattaaaagatgtatggaaatgttttaggaaaaagagaAGGTTAAATATTACAGAattgtctcaaaaatatttaacatgcatCTAGAGCTTCTTCTGATAATGTTAAAGAGCGGAAGAAAAAGGTGCAAAATGGAATACCAGAAAACTGCAATGAACTATGATACAAGAAAAAGGTCAGTACACTTCttcttttgaaaaagaaatataatgCATACACATCTATTGGGCCAACTCTGAAGCAGCAAAAGAAATATGGTAAAGCTAAGTTCAATATACTGCTAACGGCTGATTTCAGGAAACAAGAATTTTCCAAACAATTTGCGGTATGAGTGACATAAACCGGTTATAACACAAATCTGAGCTTAAACATTACCTGAGAAACAACAAAATCAACAGAATCCGCAATAAAGGGTTCCTGGGGACTATCACGAATTCCACTTAGCACATGCCGTTTCAGTATAAAAGAAGGAGCCCAACTAACACTGCAGAAGGAAACCGACAATAGCCGAAAAACACTTTTTAGAATATGAAAAGCTATGTagttaaaatcataaaaacaatGATATGCAAGAACTATGATGTGTTATATATACAAAAAGATATTAGATCACAGTTGTAAAGTATAGATGCTGATCAGCCATATTTGAGCTATACTATTATGATATGCAAAAACAATAAATTGAGAACTTACATAGGAGCCCATGGCATTGCAGCTGAGAAACTAGTGGTCTCCACAAACGTATTTGAAAGTACCAAGGATCTAACACGCCGGGGGCGATGCTGAGCAAAAAGCTGAGCTAAGAAGCCTCCAAGGGCTGTTCCATAGAGATGAATCTGCCGTGGGACAAGTTTATACATCAGTTACTCCCTTTATCGTGAAACCTTATCTCTGCTTTTATTCCAAGCAAAACATTCAAAATGCAGGATTCAACATTATAATCAAACCAACATCAAACAAGTgagtagtaaaaaaaaaaaaacttatagatGTATCTTTATTTGAACTTCTCTGCATACTCTATCTAAATGCATATACAAATCAAGAAAGTCAATAAGGTGCATCTTACTAATTCTAAATTGCTTATCTCCTAGATAAGTAAGAGAGGTTAGATTGCACGCATTACACGCTTAGGCTTAAG is a genomic window containing:
- the LOC107866430 gene encoding maspardin, which translates into the protein MKGGVFSAPGDYIYFKSQVPLHKIPIGSKQWRYYDFGPKVVPPLICLPGIAGTADVYYKQIMSLSIKGYRVISVDIPRAWNNHEWIQAFEKFLDAIDVHHIHLYGTALGGFLAQLFAQHRPRRVRSLVLSNTFVETTSFSAAMPWAPIVSWAPSFILKRHVLSGIRDSPQEPFIADSVDFVVSQVETLSREDLASRLTLTADAASVGPLILPDTSITLMDTNDYCATPQSLKDQVSERYPGARRAYLKSGGDFPFLSRPDEVNLHLQLHLRRVAVEARPDLVPGVPKDGSGGSSKEPNNGRGDADDSSENDKRDSEAPSTAESADPPLAPEATGSHDLDNQLLKLSDNKSVIPPLQNALLCDKQSLLLVLRALLSITCEFFILNMLPLYLGNCTLTENVAAM